The proteins below are encoded in one region of uncultured Eubacteriales bacterium:
- the actP gene encoding Copper-transporting ATPase 1: MKQKFEVTGMTCSACSAHIEKAVGKLEGVKSVNVNLMANNMLVDYDGDSGAIIAAVSDAGYGAALPAAAKTAAAKAGPSPLEEELKSMKRRLVVSFAFLIPLFYLAMGHMMKWPLPELFHGPGNAITFAFTQLLLLLPILYVNDKYYKVGFRSLFKGAPNMDSLIAIGSAAAVVYGIAAIFQIGYGLGHGDAMRVEHWSMDLYFESAGMILALITLGKFLETRSKGKTSEAITRLMDLAPKTAAVLRDGVEVEIAVEDVVVGDLIVVRPGGRIPVDGEVVEGRSSVDESALTGESLPVEKGPGDKVAAAAINKSGSFTFKALRVGEDTTLAQMIRLVEEASSSKAPIAKLADRVAGVFVPVVIGIAVITAIVWLIATGDGTRALTAAVAVLVISCPCALGLATPVAIMVGTGKGAENGILIKSAEALETLHTIQTIVLDKTGTLTQGKPVVTDLRPAAGTTEEELLCVAASLEKPSEHPLADAIVAEAQERNIPLAPIEDFAAHHGRGIAGKLHGVDVLAGNRAMLEERGIDLAGFAAAADTLATGGKTPLYFAEDGKILGLVAVADTVKPTSKDAVAGFKALGIEVVMLTGDNRRTAEAVGRELGVDIVIAEVLPQDKERQVAALQAQGKRVAMVGDGINDAPALARADVGLAIGAGTDVAIESADIVLMKSDLLDAVSAVRLSKATIRNIRQNLFWAFIYNIIGIPLAAGVFFPLLNWQLNPMFAAAAMSLSSVSVVTNALRLKFFKPAAAAAPILKGEVKTMEKKLTIEGMSCGHCSARVEKALNGIDGVTAAVDLASKTATLTLAHNVADADLKKAVEDAGYTVTGIE; this comes from the coding sequence ATGAAACAAAAATTTGAAGTAACCGGCATGACATGCTCGGCCTGCTCCGCCCATATTGAGAAGGCCGTGGGTAAGCTGGAGGGTGTAAAGAGCGTCAACGTTAATTTGATGGCGAACAATATGCTGGTGGACTATGACGGGGACAGCGGCGCCATCATTGCCGCCGTGAGCGACGCGGGGTACGGGGCCGCCCTCCCCGCTGCCGCTAAGACCGCCGCAGCCAAAGCCGGCCCCTCCCCACTGGAGGAGGAGCTAAAGAGCATGAAACGCCGTCTGGTGGTCTCCTTCGCGTTCCTGATTCCCCTCTTTTACCTCGCGATGGGCCACATGATGAAATGGCCCCTGCCCGAACTTTTTCACGGTCCGGGGAACGCCATTACCTTCGCTTTTACCCAACTCCTCCTGCTCCTGCCCATACTCTACGTGAACGACAAATATTATAAGGTGGGGTTCCGCTCCCTCTTCAAGGGCGCGCCCAACATGGACAGTCTCATCGCCATCGGCTCTGCTGCTGCGGTGGTGTACGGTATCGCCGCTATCTTCCAGATCGGCTACGGCCTGGGTCACGGGGACGCCATGCGGGTGGAGCACTGGTCCATGGACCTGTACTTTGAATCGGCGGGCATGATTTTGGCCCTCATCACTTTAGGTAAATTTCTTGAGACCCGCTCCAAGGGCAAGACCAGCGAGGCCATCACCCGCCTGATGGACCTGGCCCCCAAGACCGCCGCCGTGCTGCGGGATGGGGTGGAGGTGGAGATTGCCGTTGAGGACGTGGTGGTGGGCGACCTTATCGTCGTCCGCCCCGGCGGGCGCATCCCTGTGGACGGTGAGGTGGTGGAGGGTCGCTCCTCGGTGGATGAGAGCGCCCTTACCGGTGAGAGCCTTCCGGTGGAGAAGGGCCCCGGCGACAAGGTGGCCGCCGCCGCTATCAACAAGTCCGGCTCCTTTACGTTTAAGGCCCTCCGAGTGGGGGAGGACACCACCTTGGCCCAGATGATCCGCCTTGTTGAGGAGGCCTCCTCCTCCAAGGCCCCCATCGCCAAGCTGGCCGACCGGGTGGCCGGGGTCTTCGTGCCCGTGGTCATCGGTATCGCGGTGATTACCGCCATCGTCTGGCTCATCGCCACCGGGGATGGCACCCGGGCCCTCACCGCCGCCGTGGCCGTACTGGTCATCTCCTGCCCCTGCGCTTTAGGCCTCGCCACCCCCGTCGCCATTATGGTGGGCACCGGCAAGGGGGCAGAGAACGGCATCCTCATCAAGTCCGCCGAGGCGCTTGAAACCCTGCATACCATTCAGACCATCGTGCTCGACAAGACGGGCACCCTCACCCAGGGAAAGCCCGTGGTGACAGACCTGCGCCCTGCAGCGGGCACCACGGAGGAAGAGCTCCTCTGCGTGGCGGCCTCTCTGGAGAAGCCCTCCGAGCATCCCCTGGCAGACGCCATCGTGGCCGAGGCCCAGGAGCGCAACATTCCTCTGGCCCCCATCGAGGACTTCGCTGCCCACCACGGCCGGGGCATAGCCGGGAAACTCCACGGCGTAGACGTCCTGGCGGGCAACCGCGCCATGCTGGAGGAGCGGGGTATCGATTTGGCGGGCTTTGCCGCCGCCGCCGATACCTTGGCCACCGGGGGCAAGACCCCCCTCTACTTTGCCGAGGACGGCAAGATTTTGGGTCTGGTGGCGGTAGCCGATACGGTAAAGCCTACCAGCAAGGACGCCGTGGCGGGGTTCAAGGCCCTGGGTATTGAAGTCGTTATGTTAACCGGAGATAACCGCCGCACCGCCGAGGCGGTGGGCCGAGAGCTTGGAGTGGATATTGTTATCGCCGAGGTACTGCCCCAGGACAAGGAACGGCAGGTGGCTGCCCTCCAGGCTCAGGGCAAGCGGGTGGCCATGGTTGGGGACGGAATCAATGACGCCCCCGCCCTGGCCAGGGCCGACGTAGGCCTTGCCATCGGCGCTGGGACCGACGTAGCCATCGAATCGGCCGATATCGTACTGATGAAGAGCGACCTGCTGGACGCGGTGAGTGCCGTGCGCCTCTCCAAGGCCACCATCCGCAACATCCGTCAAAACCTCTTCTGGGCGTTTATCTATAACATCATCGGCATCCCCCTGGCCGCCGGTGTGTTCTTCCCCCTGCTGAACTGGCAGCTCAACCCTATGTTCGCCGCCGCCGCCATGAGCCTGAGCTCGGTGTCTGTGGTGACCAACGCACTGCGTCTCAAATTTTTTAAACCCGCGGCGGCAGCCGCGCCCATTTTGAAAGGAGAAGTCAAAACTATGGAAAAGAAGCTTACGATCGAAGGTATGAGCTGTGGACATTGTTCTGCCCGCGTGGAAAAGGCCTTGAACGGCATCGACGGCGTGACCGCCGCCGTGGACCTGGCCTCCAAGACTGCTACCCTTACCCTGGCCCACAATGTGGCCGACGCCGACCTGAAGAAGGCGGTGGAGGACGCGGGGTACACCGTCACCGGTATCGAATAA
- a CDS encoding conserved membrane hypothetical protein (Evidence 4 : Homologs of previously reported genes of unknown function), which produces MEKREKTARQREEDAALEKILYWIGGSALLIVLLRLVRGYYTILPLLGAAGVILAAAVFYLAWRTKQAGKETVFLSALGVFFLGFAACTLGIWCLGGVPGSIQLSNYAVIGIGILATIYYLYQRDFTVVAFVSALGLLGLWLIFLEGNGVRLYLAVTLLLILVVAVTVLARYLQGHGGMLTLKGRKVETLPKSTSYSLIYITCALVAVLLLAALVLGGTPNLMIYYAVPVAWFLIMAVYYTVKLM; this is translated from the coding sequence ATGGAGAAGAGAGAGAAGACCGCGCGCCAGCGCGAGGAAGATGCGGCTCTGGAAAAGATCCTATACTGGATCGGAGGCTCCGCCCTTCTGATCGTCTTGCTCCGCTTGGTACGGGGCTATTATACGATTTTGCCCTTGCTGGGTGCCGCTGGTGTGATTCTGGCTGCCGCTGTGTTTTACCTGGCTTGGCGGACGAAACAGGCGGGGAAGGAGACTGTGTTTCTCAGCGCGCTGGGGGTTTTCTTCCTGGGCTTTGCGGCGTGTACTCTGGGTATTTGGTGCCTGGGCGGGGTACCCGGTAGCATTCAGCTCTCTAACTATGCGGTAATCGGGATCGGCATTCTGGCCACCATCTATTACCTCTATCAGCGGGATTTCACAGTCGTGGCCTTCGTCAGCGCTTTGGGGCTACTGGGCCTGTGGCTTATTTTCCTAGAGGGAAATGGCGTTCGGCTTTACCTTGCCGTCACCTTGCTCCTAATTCTTGTGGTAGCTGTCACCGTTCTGGCCCGGTACCTCCAGGGACATGGCGGTATGCTTACACTGAAGGGGCGCAAGGTAGAGACCCTCCCCAAGAGCACGTCTTATTCCCTAATTTACATAACCTGCGCCCTGGTGGCCGTTCTTCTGTTGGCCGCGCTCGTCTTGGGCGGGACGCCCAACCTCATGATTTACTACGCAGTACCCGTAGCCTGGTTCCTTATTATGGCTGTCTACTACACAGTCAAGCTCATGTGA
- a CDS encoding conserved hypothetical protein (Evidence 4 : Homologs of previously reported genes of unknown function), which produces MMADEKKTARLLKTARGQLDGILKMVEEDRYCIDISQQIMATQAILSRVNKEILTAHLKHCVIAAQSDAERVQKVNEFADTLDKILK; this is translated from the coding sequence ATGATGGCAGACGAGAAGAAAACGGCCCGCCTCTTGAAGACGGCGCGAGGCCAGTTGGATGGCATTTTGAAGATGGTGGAAGAGGATCGGTACTGTATCGACATCTCTCAGCAGATCATGGCGACCCAGGCCATCCTGAGCCGGGTAAACAAGGAAATCCTTACCGCCCACCTTAAGCACTGCGTCATCGCCGCCCAGTCAGACGCCGAGCGTGTCCAGAAGGTAAACGAATTTGCCGACACGTTAGACAAGATATTGAAGTAA
- a CDS encoding putative flavoredoxin (Evidence 3 : Function proposed based on presence of conserved amino acid motif, structural feature or limited homology) encodes MKRKIEVFDYANEILKGVSTGVLLTTKAGDKVNSMTISWGTLGIEWNRPIFTTFVRENRFTKGLLDQNPEFTISVPYGSFDKKVLGVCGTQSGRDVDKIAALGLTLEDPDQTSVPGILQLPLTLECRVVYKQRQDLNAMAEEDRTSFYPQDVDGSFHGANRDVHTAYYGEIVSAYIIES; translated from the coding sequence ATGAAGCGCAAAATTGAGGTGTTCGACTACGCAAACGAGATTCTGAAAGGGGTCAGCACCGGCGTCCTGCTGACCACCAAGGCGGGAGACAAGGTAAACTCAATGACCATTTCCTGGGGGACCTTGGGTATTGAGTGGAACCGGCCTATCTTCACTACCTTCGTAAGGGAAAACCGCTTTACAAAAGGCCTCCTCGACCAAAACCCGGAATTCACCATCAGCGTCCCCTACGGCTCCTTCGACAAGAAGGTCCTGGGCGTCTGCGGTACCCAATCGGGCCGCGATGTGGACAAAATCGCCGCTCTGGGCCTCACCCTGGAGGACCCGGATCAGACCTCCGTCCCGGGCATCCTGCAGCTGCCCCTGACCCTGGAGTGCCGAGTGGTCTACAAGCAGAGGCAGGACTTAAACGCCATGGCGGAGGAAGACCGGACCAGCTTTTATCCCCAGGACGTGGACGGCTCCTTCCACGGGGCTAATCGTGACGTCCACACCGCCTATTACGGCGAGATCGTCAGCGCCTATATCATTGAGTCATAA
- a CDS encoding conserved hypothetical protein (Evidence 4 : Homologs of previously reported genes of unknown function) has translation MEFLSGGTLAPARWAVLYAAHPWLERYPWQLCRYGKREYLCRFREPVGQLLFLLEGRVSVSLTPPHGRTHIITWSLTEGLICGDVEVALGNTTASADLRSEDGALCLSLPIAPHLEGLREDNEFLRYALARLSDQMIHQSIYTANNLLFLLETRMAGYVLAYSEDGIFRANLTHTAELLGASYRQLSRVMRSFTEQGLLKKDGDSWRITGWAALEAMAADMEQLP, from the coding sequence ATGGAGTTTCTGTCCGGAGGGACACTGGCGCCGGCGCGATGGGCCGTCCTGTACGCCGCTCACCCCTGGCTGGAGCGCTACCCCTGGCAGTTGTGCCGGTATGGAAAGAGGGAGTACCTCTGCCGGTTTCGCGAGCCGGTAGGGCAGCTCCTGTTCCTGCTGGAGGGAAGGGTGTCGGTCTCCCTCACGCCACCCCACGGACGGACCCATATCATCACCTGGTCCCTCACCGAGGGACTCATCTGCGGGGACGTGGAGGTGGCGCTGGGGAATACCACCGCCAGCGCCGACCTCCGCTCGGAGGACGGGGCGCTCTGCCTGTCTCTCCCCATCGCACCCCATTTAGAGGGGCTGCGGGAGGATAACGAATTCCTACGCTACGCCCTTGCCCGGCTTTCAGACCAGATGATCCACCAGTCGATTTACACCGCAAACAATCTCCTCTTCCTGCTGGAGACCCGTATGGCGGGCTATGTCCTCGCCTACTCGGAGGACGGGATCTTCCGGGCCAACCTCACCCACACCGCTGAGCTCCTGGGGGCCAGCTACCGCCAGCTCTCCCGGGTCATGCGGAGCTTTACGGAGCAGGGACTATTAAAGAAGGATGGGGACTCCTGGCGTATCACCGGCTGGGCCGCGCTGGAGGCCATGGCGGCGGATATGGAGCAGCTGCCTTAG
- a CDS encoding MATE efflux family protein has product MNEPNTLAASKPIFSRRALTRLIVPLVIEQFLLMTVGMVDIVMVTSTGEAAVSGVSLVDNINTLLIQVFAALSTGGAVVVSQYLGRGERENARKAAKQLIYAVVIAGTLLTAFALLLREKLLYFVFGSIPDDVMKSALDYFIITAMAYPFMAVYNAGAALFRSMGNSRVSMFNSAIVNLVNFAVGAPLIYRYHMGAAGSAIGTLVSRIVAAVIILFLLQRSDNPLRIEGLWKPEFHPGIIKRILAIGVPTGLENGLFQVGKLIVLSLVTTLGVTEALRTAAIAANGIAGSVSGVANMPGTAMGLAMVTVVGQCIGAKEMEQAVSYAKKLLALSYVSVGVLSILLFFFAGPVTAIFGLGSDAAAMTVQVLRIFSVFSLLFWPLSFTLPNALRAAGDVFFTMSVSLFSMFVFRLGFSYLLAPASLFGLPMLNMGLAGVWLAMCLDWIVRGMIFGVRFLRGRWKRFQVI; this is encoded by the coding sequence ATGAACGAACCGAACACCCTGGCGGCCAGTAAGCCCATCTTCTCCCGGCGGGCGCTGACGCGCCTCATCGTCCCTCTGGTCATCGAGCAGTTTCTTCTCATGACGGTGGGCATGGTAGATATCGTCATGGTGACCTCGACGGGGGAGGCCGCCGTCTCCGGCGTCTCTTTGGTGGACAACATCAATACCCTGCTCATCCAGGTCTTTGCCGCTCTCTCTACCGGCGGCGCGGTGGTGGTGTCCCAGTACTTAGGCCGTGGGGAGCGCGAGAATGCCCGCAAAGCGGCAAAGCAACTCATATACGCGGTGGTGATTGCCGGCACGCTTCTGACAGCGTTCGCCCTCCTCCTCCGGGAAAAGCTCCTCTACTTCGTGTTCGGCAGCATACCGGACGACGTGATGAAATCCGCCCTGGATTATTTCATCATTACCGCCATGGCCTACCCGTTCATGGCGGTTTATAACGCCGGGGCCGCCCTCTTTCGTTCCATGGGCAACAGCCGGGTGTCCATGTTCAACTCGGCCATCGTCAACCTGGTCAACTTCGCGGTCGGCGCGCCCCTCATCTACAGGTACCACATGGGCGCGGCAGGCTCTGCCATCGGCACTTTGGTCTCCCGCATCGTGGCGGCAGTCATTATCCTCTTTCTCCTCCAGCGCTCCGACAATCCTCTGCGCATTGAGGGGCTCTGGAAACCGGAGTTTCATCCCGGTATTATAAAACGAATTCTTGCAATCGGGGTTCCCACCGGGCTGGAGAACGGCCTCTTCCAGGTAGGCAAACTCATTGTTCTGAGCCTGGTCACTACTTTGGGGGTGACTGAGGCCCTGCGTACTGCCGCTATTGCGGCCAACGGCATCGCGGGCAGCGTGAGCGGCGTGGCCAACATGCCAGGTACGGCCATGGGTCTCGCTATGGTCACGGTGGTGGGCCAGTGCATCGGAGCCAAGGAGATGGAGCAGGCCGTATCCTACGCCAAAAAGCTACTGGCGCTCTCCTACGTGTCGGTGGGGGTGCTGTCCATCCTTCTGTTTTTCTTCGCGGGGCCGGTGACCGCCATCTTTGGCCTGGGGAGCGACGCTGCGGCCATGACAGTGCAGGTGCTGCGCATCTTCTCAGTCTTCTCCCTTCTCTTCTGGCCTCTGTCCTTTACTCTGCCAAACGCCCTCCGGGCTGCGGGAGATGTGTTCTTCACCATGAGCGTCTCCCTCTTCTCTATGTTCGTCTTCCGGCTGGGGTTCAGTTATCTACTGGCCCCCGCCAGCCTCTTCGGTCTGCCCATGCTGAACATGGGGCTGGCCGGGGTGTGGCTTGCCATGTGCCTGGACTGGATCGTCCGGGGTATGATCTTCGGCGTTCGGTTCCTGCGGGGAAGGTGGAAGAGATTTCAGGTTATTTAA
- a CDS encoding 8-oxoguanine deaminase has translation MSTLLIKNARYIVSCDDNDTLYERANLLIEDGVVTYIGPELRPAEQSIDARRMVVYPGLINTHHHLYQIFSRNLPEVQKMELFPWLVTLYEVWKGLDEDVITLSSLTGLTELAKTGCTTVFDHHYVFPAGAGDLIAAQFRAADQIGVRFHASRGSMDLSKKDGGLPPDSVVQSIDAIMADSERLVRVWHDDSSYSMHQVALAPCSPFSVSGDLLRESAKLARSLGVRLHTHLTETKDEEQFTMEKFGMRPLAYMESLGWVGRDVWFAHGIHFNDEELRHLAATGTGVAHCPISNMKLASGVCRVPEMLRLGVPLGLAVDGAASNDGSNLLEELRVSFLLHRLHSSKDAPSGYDLLKMATRGSARLLGRTDIGHLAVGMAADLFMIDLERPELVGAQFDPMSMLGTVGFKGPVDFCVAAGRPIVQNGQLVTVDEAEVTAKANEKVRRYLNR, from the coding sequence ATGTCCACACTTCTCATTAAAAACGCCCGCTATATCGTCTCCTGCGACGACAACGATACTCTCTATGAGCGTGCAAATCTCCTCATTGAGGACGGGGTGGTGACCTACATCGGCCCCGAGCTGCGCCCCGCGGAGCAGAGCATCGACGCGCGGCGTATGGTGGTCTACCCCGGTCTCATCAACACCCACCACCACCTGTACCAGATCTTCTCCCGCAACCTGCCTGAGGTGCAGAAAATGGAGCTCTTCCCCTGGCTGGTGACCCTGTACGAGGTATGGAAGGGCCTGGACGAGGATGTCATCACCCTCTCCTCCCTCACCGGGCTGACAGAGCTTGCCAAGACGGGGTGCACCACCGTGTTCGATCACCACTACGTCTTCCCCGCCGGGGCGGGGGACCTGATTGCCGCCCAGTTCCGGGCCGCTGACCAGATCGGCGTGCGATTCCACGCCTCCCGCGGCTCCATGGATCTCTCCAAGAAGGATGGCGGCCTTCCGCCCGACAGCGTAGTGCAGAGCATCGACGCCATCATGGCTGATTCGGAGCGACTGGTGCGGGTTTGGCACGACGACTCGTCCTACTCCATGCACCAGGTGGCCCTCGCCCCCTGCTCGCCCTTCTCGGTGAGCGGTGACCTCCTGCGGGAGAGCGCCAAGCTGGCCCGTAGCCTTGGCGTGCGCCTTCACACCCACTTGACCGAGACCAAGGACGAGGAGCAGTTTACCATGGAAAAATTTGGAATGAGACCTCTTGCGTACATGGAGAGCCTGGGCTGGGTGGGGCGCGACGTGTGGTTTGCCCACGGCATCCACTTTAACGACGAGGAGCTGCGCCATCTGGCTGCCACCGGAACCGGTGTGGCCCACTGTCCCATTTCAAACATGAAACTCGCATCAGGCGTGTGCCGGGTGCCTGAGATGCTCAGGCTGGGCGTCCCCCTGGGTCTGGCTGTGGACGGCGCGGCCTCCAACGACGGCTCCAACCTTCTGGAGGAGCTGCGGGTCTCCTTCCTCCTCCACCGGCTCCACTCCAGTAAGGACGCCCCGTCGGGGTACGACCTTCTGAAGATGGCTACCCGGGGCTCGGCCCGTCTCTTGGGCAGGACCGACATCGGCCACCTGGCCGTGGGCATGGCCGCCGACCTCTTTATGATAGACCTGGAGCGGCCCGAGCTGGTGGGTGCCCAGTTCGACCCCATGAGTATGCTGGGCACTGTGGGGTTCAAGGGGCCGGTCGACTTCTGCGTCGCCGCCGGGCGGCCCATCGTCCAGAACGGACAGCTGGTTACCGTGGACGAGGCCGAGGTGACCGCAAAGGCGAACGAAAAGGTACGCAGGTATTTGAATCGATAA
- a CDS encoding conserved exported hypothetical protein (Evidence 4 : Homologs of previously reported genes of unknown function), whose translation MKKLPTKLTALFLALALGIPLAACGGGKAQNPTPSQSSTVSTPAPTDPAETDPSPSPAVDPEDAVRNYWKPEQLTQEWGPNQVVEHLFFHPVIAYPEFAFTSSTISESQKKGLDDYMVTADEYKKILQSLYDNDYILVNMCDVWSEYTTENGEQRMQRNTLKLPEGKKPLVFSFDDVNYYDYMLEEGFMSKLILGEDGDIWAYGVNPFTGEEIITQDLDSTTILDKFVREHPDFSLNGAKGCYSLTGYQGILGYRTQNDIDIAANDPARPAFDAKRQSEIDAVKPIIQRLKDTGWTFGSHTWGHIRLPVQSMESLQRDTLRWQEEVGTLVGPTNIIFYPFGGRPDGDKDQGESYGEQFKWLQSQGFRIFASVGINSYSQIKTTISAVICDRLHPDGTTLRGGRSREWYIQFYDSKDIIDLNVRPNYGVGW comes from the coding sequence ATGAAGAAATTACCTACCAAGTTGACCGCGCTCTTTTTAGCCCTGGCTCTGGGCATCCCCCTGGCGGCCTGCGGCGGCGGCAAAGCGCAAAACCCCACCCCCAGCCAGAGCTCCACGGTGAGCACCCCCGCCCCCACCGACCCGGCCGAGACCGACCCCAGCCCCTCCCCCGCCGTGGACCCGGAGGACGCGGTGCGCAACTACTGGAAACCGGAGCAGCTCACTCAGGAGTGGGGCCCCAACCAGGTTGTGGAGCACCTCTTCTTTCACCCCGTCATCGCCTACCCGGAGTTTGCCTTCACCTCCTCCACCATCTCCGAATCCCAGAAAAAGGGATTGGACGACTACATGGTCACAGCGGACGAGTATAAGAAAATTCTCCAGAGCCTCTATGACAACGACTATATCCTGGTGAACATGTGCGACGTGTGGAGCGAGTACACCACTGAAAACGGAGAACAGCGTATGCAGCGCAACACCCTTAAGCTGCCCGAGGGGAAGAAACCCCTGGTCTTCTCCTTCGATGACGTAAACTACTACGACTACATGCTGGAAGAGGGTTTCATGTCCAAGCTCATCCTGGGCGAGGACGGGGACATCTGGGCCTATGGGGTGAACCCCTTCACCGGTGAGGAAATTATCACCCAGGACCTGGACTCTACCACCATCCTGGACAAGTTCGTCCGGGAGCACCCGGACTTCTCCCTCAACGGGGCGAAAGGCTGCTACTCCCTCACCGGATACCAGGGCATTCTGGGCTATCGCACCCAAAACGACATCGACATCGCCGCCAATGACCCCGCCCGTCCCGCCTTTGACGCCAAACGCCAGAGCGAGATTGATGCGGTAAAGCCCATAATCCAGCGCTTGAAGGACACGGGCTGGACCTTCGGTTCCCATACCTGGGGCCACATCCGCCTGCCGGTGCAGTCTATGGAGTCACTGCAGCGGGACACCCTGCGTTGGCAGGAAGAGGTGGGCACCCTGGTGGGCCCCACCAATATCATCTTCTACCCCTTCGGCGGCCGGCCTGACGGTGACAAGGATCAGGGCGAGAGTTACGGCGAGCAGTTTAAGTGGCTCCAGAGCCAGGGTTTCCGTATCTTTGCCTCGGTAGGCATCAACTCTTACTCCCAGATCAAGACCACCATCTCGGCCGTCATCTGCGACCGGCTTCACCCCGATGGCACCACCCTCCGGGGCGGCAGATCCCGGGAGTGGTATATACAGTTCTACGACTCCAAGGACATCATTGATCTGAACGTCCGGCCCAACTACGGCGTGGGCTGGTAA
- the mefA gene encoding Macrolide efflux protein A: protein MIEHWKRKFITLWVGQALSILSSAISQYALIWYLTERTGSTAVLSWSMIAAMLPQGLLSPFTGAFADRFDRRVIMVVSDLSIGVVSLALVALAANDALTVGPILAVLLLRSMGSAFHSPCIQAVTPLLAPPESLAKCAGWSQGIQTVSMLLSPALAAMLYAKFPLHWILLLDTLGAVFAVLGLLAAKLPVLRVGEAGQKLRVWQDTKEGFRILRSHRWLWELCLICALFSVAFMPVAALFPLMSMGYFGGDPASAAVVETLFSAGMLAGSVILGLWGGTKDKMVTMIASIMCLGVLLVISGLLPPSGFWVFVGLSGLMGLSAPFFNSLFMALIQQKVEPEYLGRVLGLSGSIMSLASPVGLMATALLGDYTGPSFWFLVAGVVTIGCGLLALAMPAVRNCDRVPV, encoded by the coding sequence TTGATAGAACATTGGAAACGCAAATTCATCACCCTCTGGGTGGGACAGGCATTATCAATCCTCTCCAGTGCCATCTCCCAGTACGCCCTCATCTGGTACCTCACCGAGCGGACCGGCTCCACGGCGGTGCTCTCCTGGTCTATGATCGCGGCCATGCTGCCCCAGGGGCTCCTCTCCCCGTTCACCGGGGCCTTTGCCGACCGGTTTGACCGGCGGGTCATCATGGTGGTGTCCGACCTGTCCATCGGCGTGGTCTCCCTCGCCCTGGTAGCTCTCGCCGCCAATGACGCACTGACGGTGGGTCCCATCCTGGCGGTTTTGCTGCTGCGCAGCATGGGGAGCGCGTTCCACTCCCCATGCATCCAGGCGGTGACTCCCCTGCTGGCACCCCCCGAATCCCTGGCGAAGTGCGCGGGCTGGAGCCAGGGCATCCAGACCGTATCCATGCTTCTCTCCCCCGCCCTGGCCGCCATGCTGTACGCAAAGTTCCCCCTCCACTGGATTCTGCTGCTGGATACCCTGGGGGCGGTGTTCGCCGTTCTGGGCCTCCTGGCCGCCAAGCTCCCCGTCCTGCGGGTCGGCGAGGCGGGGCAAAAGCTCCGGGTCTGGCAGGACACGAAGGAGGGCTTTCGTATCCTGCGCTCCCACCGCTGGCTGTGGGAGCTGTGCCTCATCTGCGCCCTCTTCTCAGTGGCGTTCATGCCCGTGGCAGCCCTCTTTCCGCTGATGAGCATGGGGTACTTCGGGGGCGACCCCGCCTCCGCTGCCGTGGTGGAGACCCTATTCTCCGCCGGGATGCTGGCCGGGTCGGTGATCCTGGGCCTGTGGGGCGGCACCAAGGACAAAATGGTCACGATGATTGCCTCTATCATGTGTCTGGGCGTCCTGCTGGTGATCTCCGGCCTGCTGCCCCCCAGCGGCTTCTGGGTCTTCGTGGGACTCTCCGGCCTCATGGGGCTCTCCGCTCCCTTCTTTAATTCCCTCTTTATGGCTCTCATCCAGCAAAAAGTGGAACCGGAGTACCTGGGCCGGGTGCTGGGCCTCTCCGGATCCATCATGAGTTTGGCCTCCCCCGTAGGGCTGATGGCCACTGCCCTGCTGGGAGACTACACCGGCCCTTCGTTCTGGTTTCTGGTGGCGGGGGTGGTCACCATCGGCTGCGGTCTCCTGGCGTTGGCCATGCCTGCGGTGCGCAACTGTGACCGGGTCCCGGTGTAA
- a CDS encoding hypothetical protein (Evidence 5 : No homology to any previously reported sequences), which yields MLQRNQKTLFCTPRPRLYLRCGRNQFCSIHICPPLPKLMLRNSISVKFLLDKRELLSYTSIMIYTTPQGGINLEGGPPHDGRREENGPPLEDGARPVGWHFEDGGRGSVLYRHLSADHGDPGHPEPGKQGNPYRPP from the coding sequence TTGCTTCAACGTAATCAAAAAACTCTTTTTTGTACTCCTCGGCCCCGTCTTTATCTCCGTTGTGGGAGAAATCAATTTTGTTCTATCCATATTTGCCCGCCGCTCCCTAAGCTTATGTTGAGAAACAGTATATCAGTAAAATTCCTACTTGACAAGCGGGAATTGCTAAGCTATACTAGCATTATGATATACACTACACCCCAGGGGGGTATTAACCTAGAAGGAGGTCCGCCCCATGATGGCAGACGAGAAGAAAACGGCCCGCCTCTTGAAGACGGCGCGAGGCCAGTTGGATGGCATTTTGAAGATGGTGGAAGAGGATCGGTACTGTATCGACATCTCTCAGCAGATCATGGCGACCCAGGCCATCCTGAGCCGGGTAAACAAGGAAATCCTTACCGCCCACCTTAA